The following is a genomic window from Caldicellulosiruptor danielii.
ACGTCCGAAAGTTTTTTTGAAGGCAAAATCAGCGCACCTGCAACAATGAAACCAGATGTTGGGTCAACACAGTAAAGTGCCTTGTCCAAAAGAGAAAGTCTTGGAAGACCATGTCTATCATTGTGAACCTTTACAGCGTATACAATATCCTTGTCAAACCCTAAATCCTCCAAAATTTTTGCACCAACCAAGCTGTGTGCCCCCGGGTCATTCTTTGTATCCTCATAATCTATATCGTGGACAAGTCCGCAAATCCCCCACTTGTCCATGTCCTGTTCAAAATAACATGCAAGGTCGCGCATGATAGCCTCGCAAGCCAAGCAGTGTTTCAGTAAATTTTGGGTTTTTATTCTCTTTTTGATTTCTTCAAGTGCAACTTCACGTGTAATGTTCATTTTAAAACCTTCCTCCTTTTTATTTAGCGTTCTGTGAGATATTGCGTACACTCACAGTTAAAATAAAAACCCAAGGTTGACATTCAACCTCAGGTTTTACTTTATTACAAAGAATAAAACTATTGATACAACAAAGAAAGCTGCTGCAATTATCCATGTGTATCTTCCAAGCATAGCATCAAGTGTTCTTCCCTTGTACTTTCCAAAAAACGTCTCAGCACCACCTGCAATTGACCCAGAAAGTCCTGCGCTCTTGCCTGATTGCAAAAGCACAACAGCTATGAGGGCAATTGCTAAAAGAAGCTCTAAAACGGTTAGAATTATCTTTGCCATCTCTTTTTAAAACCTCCTAAAAACTTAGTATCGACTACA
Proteins encoded in this region:
- the secG gene encoding preprotein translocase subunit SecG, coding for MAKIILTVLELLLAIALIAVVLLQSGKSAGLSGSIAGGAETFFGKYKGRTLDAMLGRYTWIIAAAFFVVSIVLFFVIK
- a CDS encoding HDIG domain-containing metalloprotein; translation: MNITREVALEEIKKRIKTQNLLKHCLACEAIMRDLACYFEQDMDKWGICGLVHDIDYEDTKNDPGAHSLVGAKILEDLGFDKDIVYAVKVHNDRHGLPRLSLLDKALYCVDPTSGFIVAGALILPSKKLSDVTVPFLLNRFNEKSFAKGANREQMKACSELGLELEEFFRISLSAMQKISNELGL